In the genome of Treponema pedis, one region contains:
- the selA gene encoding L-seryl-tRNA(Sec) selenium transferase, producing the protein MKKTNENPLAKIPQTEKILNECILKETIKKIGKPNVAKAACLYLEKVRKEALLGKAVPSITECAEEVKKLCIPILRKRITPVINATGIILHTNLGRSPLPETIWDAAKEAASSYSSIEMDLTDGSRGKRFEFLNECMCLLTGAASAVMLNNNAAAVFLMLKALAGNKEVIVSRGQQVQIGGGFRIPEILEMAGCKLVEVGTTNITTLDDIKKAINENTAMLLWVHTSNYKIRGFTGQPEIREIKEILPENVILAVDQGSGNLSLNVPEEPSVSSILKEGADLVCFSGDKILGGPQAGWVAGNADYVKTISKNQLMRTYRVGRAVASLMQETLVFYLNQGESAAAKALNTETEKIKKRAEKIVSMLPQNKAEVIKKPFSLGGGSTPDTGFPSWAIKIKSAKTAEKIKTELRGMEIPIIGFIEDGNFFIHPASIPEKDDEYVIGCVKKCI; encoded by the coding sequence ATGAAAAAAACAAACGAAAATCCGCTTGCAAAAATTCCGCAAACGGAAAAAATCTTAAATGAATGTATTTTAAAAGAAACAATAAAAAAAATAGGAAAGCCCAACGTCGCAAAAGCGGCTTGTTTATATTTGGAAAAGGTAAGAAAAGAAGCTCTTTTAGGTAAGGCCGTCCCTTCGATTACGGAATGTGCCGAAGAAGTAAAAAAATTATGCATTCCTATTTTGCGCAAACGTATTACACCTGTAATAAATGCAACGGGAATAATTTTGCACACCAATCTCGGACGCTCTCCCTTGCCTGAAACAATTTGGGACGCTGCAAAGGAAGCCGCTTCTTCATATTCTTCGATAGAAATGGATTTAACCGACGGCAGCCGCGGAAAGCGCTTTGAATTTTTAAATGAATGTATGTGTCTTCTGACCGGAGCGGCTTCCGCAGTTATGCTTAACAATAATGCCGCAGCCGTTTTTTTAATGCTTAAGGCCCTTGCGGGAAACAAAGAAGTAATTGTTTCAAGAGGGCAACAAGTACAAATAGGCGGAGGTTTTAGAATTCCTGAAATTTTAGAAATGGCAGGCTGTAAATTGGTTGAAGTCGGAACAACCAATATAACAACCCTTGATGATATAAAAAAGGCAATTAACGAAAACACCGCTATGCTGCTTTGGGTTCATACCTCAAACTATAAAATACGGGGCTTTACCGGACAGCCTGAAATAAGAGAAATAAAAGAAATTTTACCTGAAAACGTTATCTTAGCGGTTGACCAGGGTTCCGGAAATTTAAGTTTAAATGTACCGGAAGAGCCCTCCGTTTCTTCCATTTTAAAAGAAGGAGCCGATTTGGTTTGTTTTTCGGGAGATAAAATTTTAGGAGGCCCGCAGGCAGGCTGGGTAGCGGGTAACGCCGATTATGTAAAAACAATTTCAAAAAATCAGCTTATGCGGACTTACCGTGTAGGAAGGGCTGTTGCAAGTTTAATGCAGGAAACTTTGGTTTTTTATTTAAATCAAGGCGAATCGGCTGCGGCAAAAGCGTTAAATACAGAAACCGAAAAAATAAAAAAGCGCGCGGAAAAAATAGTTTCCATGCTTCCGCAAAACAAAGCGGAAGTTATAAAAAAGCCTTTTTCTTTAGGCGGCGGAAGTACTCCGGATACGGGATTTCCCTCATGGGCGATTAAAATTAAATCGGCAAAAACCGCAGAAAAAATAAAAACGGAATTACGCGGAATGGAAATTCCTATAATAGGCTTTATAGAAGACGGAAACTTTTTTATTCACCCTGCAAGCATACCAGAAAAAGACGATGAATATGTAATCGGCTGCGTAAAAAAATGTATATAA
- the argF gene encoding ornithine carbamoyltransferase, whose protein sequence is MLKEIRGKSAKNLRGRSFLKLLDFTTDEIRYLLDLSKNFKDMKRAGIPHRYLEGKNIVLLFEKTSTRTRCSFEVAGYDLGMGVTYLDPNSSQMGHKESIEDTARVLGRMYDGIEYRGFSQELVETLAEYSGVPVWNGLTDLFHPTQMLADLLTIEEKFGYLKGLKFTYMGDARNNVANSLMIACVKMGMHFTACSPKHLFPTEDLVKQAKEIANETGGSVTLTDDVNAGTKGAHVLYTDIWVSMGEPDSVWEERIKLLKPYQVNKAAMDNADKDAIFLHCLPSFHDLKTTKGQEINKKFGLPEMEVTNEIFESSKSVVFDEAENRMHTIKAVMYATMC, encoded by the coding sequence ATGCTGAAAGAAATACGCGGAAAAAGCGCAAAGAATTTGCGCGGCAGAAGTTTTTTAAAATTGTTGGATTTCACTACGGATGAAATCCGCTATTTACTCGATTTGTCTAAAAATTTTAAAGACATGAAACGGGCAGGAATTCCTCACCGCTATCTGGAAGGAAAAAACATTGTTCTTTTATTTGAAAAAACATCTACAAGAACACGATGTTCTTTTGAAGTCGCAGGTTATGACCTCGGTATGGGTGTTACGTATCTTGACCCCAATTCATCTCAAATGGGGCACAAAGAATCAATCGAAGATACAGCCCGCGTTTTGGGAAGAATGTACGACGGAATTGAATACAGAGGTTTTAGCCAAGAATTGGTAGAAACCCTTGCCGAATATTCGGGCGTTCCCGTATGGAACGGCTTAACCGACCTTTTCCACCCGACTCAAATGTTGGCCGACCTTTTGACAATTGAAGAAAAATTCGGTTATCTTAAAGGCTTAAAATTCACATATATGGGCGATGCCAGAAACAATGTAGCAAACTCTTTGATGATTGCTTGCGTAAAAATGGGAATGCATTTTACTGCCTGCTCGCCGAAACACCTTTTCCCGACGGAAGACCTCGTAAAGCAAGCTAAAGAAATTGCAAACGAAACAGGCGGAAGCGTAACCTTAACCGATGACGTAAATGCCGGAACAAAGGGAGCTCACGTTCTTTATACCGATATTTGGGTATCTATGGGCGAACCCGACAGCGTATGGGAAGAAAGAATTAAACTCTTAAAACCCTATCAGGTAAACAAGGCCGCTATGGATAATGCGGACAAAGATGCTATATTCCTGCACTGTCTGCCTTCTTTCCATGACCTTAAAACGACAAAAGGTCAGGAAATCAATAAAAAATTCGGCTTACCCGAAATGGAAGTAACAAACGAAATATTCGAATCTTCCAAATCGG